Proteins from a single region of Lelliottia sp. JS-SCA-14:
- a CDS encoding Hcp family type VI secretion system effector, with translation MAIPVYLWLKDDGGADIKGSVDVKDREGSIEVVAQDHCLYIPTDNNTGKLTGTRIHTPFLFTKEIDSSSPYLYKAVTTGQTLKSAEFKWYKINDAGQEVEYFNTKLENVKLVKVAPKMHDIKDPAMEKHNHLEMIELRYEKITWTYKDGNIIHSDSWNERTTA, from the coding sequence ATGGCAATTCCAGTTTATCTGTGGCTGAAAGATGACGGCGGTGCAGACATCAAAGGTTCTGTCGATGTGAAGGACCGCGAAGGCAGCATCGAAGTGGTTGCACAGGATCACTGCCTGTACATCCCAACCGATAACAACACCGGCAAACTGACCGGTACGCGTATCCACACGCCGTTCCTGTTCACCAAGGAAATCGACTCCTCCAGCCCGTATCTGTACAAGGCGGTGACCACCGGTCAGACCCTGAAATCGGCTGAGTTCAAGTGGTACAAAATCAACGACGCGGGCCAGGAAGTTGAGTATTTCAACACCAAACTGGAAAACGTGAAGCTGGTGAAAGTTGCACCAAAAATGCACGACATCAAAGATCCTGCGATGGAAAAACATAACCATCTGGAAATGATCGAACTGCGTTACGAAAAAATCACCTGGACCTACAAAGACGGCAACATCATTCATTCCGATTCCTGGAACGAACGTACTACCGCGTAG
- the tssK gene encoding type VI secretion system baseplate subunit TssK: MKIYRPLWTDGAFLAPQQFQQQSRWDAYVAENVARMGIAHPWGVLAAEFDDAALALSRLNAVRIVARFPDGTIVDSDCADNLPPVCDLSTAADRDSVEVLLALPLLSANGGNLDDGQDSERPRRWKSERVNVQELAGHESGELAVLRQAMTLRLSTQENTAYLTCPVTRLVRNAQGQWSRDPSFMPPLLSLSASPVLVTEFGDLLIRLQARRRRLMAMRRESNERMADFAVADVSLFWLLNALNSAEPVLAELLQSPSRHPELLYRELVRLAGSLLTFSLEHDAGDIPAYQHDAPEQVFPPLLTLLDKLLEASLPSRVISIQLEHIDQIWRGSLHDARLREGADFYLSVRSSMPNHELQTKFPLLCKAGSLDDVSDVVNVALSGMVIKPLSHVPAAIPLRLENQYFSLDLSTDAARAMLEAGSCTFYTPGSLGDVKLELFAVLRT, translated from the coding sequence ATGAAAATTTATCGTCCGTTATGGACTGACGGGGCCTTTCTGGCCCCGCAACAGTTCCAGCAACAGTCCCGTTGGGATGCATACGTAGCGGAAAATGTGGCCCGAATGGGAATTGCTCATCCGTGGGGAGTGCTGGCGGCAGAATTTGATGATGCTGCCCTGGCGCTCTCACGGCTGAACGCCGTTCGCATCGTGGCCCGCTTTCCGGACGGCACGATCGTCGATTCCGACTGTGCGGACAACCTGCCGCCAGTCTGCGACCTGTCAACGGCTGCAGACCGCGATTCTGTTGAAGTCTTACTGGCTCTGCCGCTGCTGAGTGCCAATGGCGGCAATCTGGATGACGGTCAGGACAGCGAGCGCCCGCGCAGATGGAAATCTGAGCGGGTTAACGTGCAGGAGCTGGCGGGCCACGAAAGCGGTGAGCTGGCTGTGCTTCGTCAGGCGATGACACTCCGGTTATCCACCCAGGAAAATACCGCTTACCTGACCTGTCCGGTAACGCGCCTGGTGCGTAATGCTCAGGGCCAGTGGAGCCGCGATCCGTCGTTCATGCCACCGCTGCTGTCCTTATCAGCAAGCCCGGTACTGGTGACTGAGTTCGGCGATCTGCTGATCCGTCTGCAGGCTCGCCGTCGGCGTCTGATGGCTATGCGTCGCGAGAGCAATGAGCGAATGGCGGATTTTGCCGTCGCCGACGTCTCACTGTTCTGGTTACTCAATGCCCTGAATAGCGCAGAGCCGGTCCTGGCTGAACTGTTACAGTCGCCTTCCCGCCACCCGGAGCTGCTGTACCGGGAGCTGGTCCGCCTGGCAGGTAGCCTGCTGACCTTCTCACTTGAGCATGATGCCGGAGATATCCCGGCTTACCAGCATGATGCGCCAGAGCAGGTTTTCCCACCGCTGTTGACGTTGCTCGACAAGCTGCTGGAAGCCAGCCTGCCGTCGCGGGTGATCAGCATTCAGCTGGAACATATCGATCAGATCTGGAGAGGCTCTCTGCACGATGCCCGTCTTCGTGAAGGGGCGGATTTCTATCTGTCGGTTCGCTCATCGATGCCGAATCATGAGCTGCAGACCAAATTCCCGCTGTTGTGTAAAGCGGGCAGTCTCGACGACGTCTCCGATGTGGTGAACGTGGCCCTGAGCGGGATGGTGATCAAACCGCTCAGTCACGTTCCGGCGGCGATTCCGTTGCGTCTGGAAAACCAGTATTTCTCACTGGATCTGAGTACCGATGCCGCGCGGGCCATGCTGGAAGCGGGTAGCTGTACGTTCTATACCCCAGGTTCACTCGGTGATGTGAAACTCGAACTCTTTGCGGTGCTGCGCACATGA
- a CDS encoding OmpA family protein, producing the protein MRDVYRSLLTTLSGILCLWLILGFWPLSVGSRITLSLLVLLVCGALLWRQRTLSLSREEALRDIQDDSLPPEDFQGAVVLACGDNAALFATENRHRETRQGWYLRVKDAEQLPLLVQHLSLVRPALVSQISVLLAILPESHLSADAFAQQLRGWQRAVVQCRSTLGSLPPLWTVSWVSPPAASADPEPVWFTTVSTRSGIQVHQPGQGNLSLSEWTRETDAAGRLSRLSQALWLDSFLAWQASAVDSLLSVRQSELPVMKPCAQGICMLPVSGAEGNLWQQHIAAITALEPEQSRSEGEPLPLPELLLSALPRHRGISRRMVFWRHIGLIGGVFLVLAMLASFINNQRLIQSVGDHLALYHSLKGEPYQPKLRAQQRLRADGALLDDWLRRGEPVRYRLGLYQGLRLIPPVEAALSDWAPPPPPPPVIKKIVQGPKTVRLDSMSLFDSGKYDLKPGSTKLLVNSLVGIKAKPGWLIVVAGHTDNTGNPGLNQTLSQKRAEAVRDWMRDTGDVPESCFAVQGYGESRPIATNDTPEGRALNRRVEISLVPQANACQIPGKPQTPSQDDDVVQNKMEK; encoded by the coding sequence ATGCGTGACGTTTACCGGAGCCTGCTGACCACCCTGAGTGGGATTTTGTGTCTGTGGCTGATCCTGGGATTCTGGCCGCTCTCGGTGGGAAGCCGGATAACGCTCAGCCTTCTGGTTCTGCTGGTTTGTGGCGCGCTGCTATGGCGACAGCGAACCCTGTCACTCAGTCGCGAGGAGGCGCTCAGGGATATTCAGGATGACAGCCTGCCGCCGGAAGATTTTCAGGGGGCAGTTGTACTTGCCTGCGGAGACAACGCCGCGCTGTTTGCGACGGAAAATCGTCATCGGGAAACCCGTCAGGGCTGGTATCTACGGGTTAAAGATGCTGAGCAACTGCCGTTGCTGGTCCAGCATCTGAGCCTGGTTCGTCCGGCGCTGGTGTCCCAGATTTCGGTATTACTGGCCATTCTGCCGGAAAGCCATCTTTCTGCCGATGCGTTTGCGCAGCAGCTACGGGGCTGGCAGCGGGCGGTGGTGCAGTGTCGCAGCACACTGGGCAGTCTGCCTCCTCTGTGGACGGTCAGCTGGGTTTCACCGCCAGCGGCAAGTGCGGATCCTGAGCCGGTCTGGTTTACCACCGTCAGCACTCGCTCGGGTATTCAGGTTCATCAGCCCGGTCAGGGAAATTTATCTTTAAGCGAATGGACCCGGGAAACGGATGCCGCAGGACGTCTGTCACGACTGAGCCAGGCCCTGTGGCTTGACAGTTTTCTGGCGTGGCAGGCCAGCGCGGTAGACAGTTTGCTGTCAGTCCGTCAGAGCGAGCTTCCGGTCATGAAACCCTGTGCTCAGGGGATCTGCATGCTGCCGGTCAGCGGTGCCGAGGGCAATCTCTGGCAACAGCATATTGCCGCGATTACCGCGCTGGAGCCTGAACAATCCCGGTCTGAGGGTGAACCTTTACCGTTGCCCGAACTGCTGCTGTCAGCACTTCCCCGACATAGGGGGATCAGTCGCAGGATGGTGTTCTGGCGTCATATTGGGCTTATTGGCGGCGTTTTCCTTGTGCTCGCCATGCTGGCCTCGTTTATCAATAACCAGCGGTTGATCCAGAGCGTTGGTGACCATCTGGCGCTGTATCACTCCCTTAAGGGCGAGCCTTACCAGCCGAAACTCAGGGCGCAGCAGCGCCTGCGGGCTGATGGTGCCTTGCTGGATGACTGGCTGCGCCGTGGGGAACCCGTTCGCTATCGCCTGGGCCTGTATCAGGGATTGCGCCTGATCCCGCCTGTGGAAGCGGCGCTCAGCGACTGGGCACCACCGCCACCACCGCCTCCGGTGATCAAGAAAATCGTTCAGGGGCCAAAGACTGTCCGCCTCGACAGCATGTCCCTGTTCGATTCCGGCAAATACGACCTCAAACCCGGCTCCACCAAACTGCTGGTGAACTCCCTGGTGGGCATAAAAGCCAAACCGGGCTGGCTGATCGTGGTCGCCGGGCATACGGATAACACCGGCAACCCAGGACTAAACCAGACGCTCTCTCAGAAACGTGCCGAAGCGGTGCGCGACTGGATGCGTGACACCGGTGACGTCCCTGAGAGCTGTTTTGCAGTTCAGGGCTATGGCGAAAGCCGCCCCATCGCAACCAATGACACGCCGGAAGGCCGCGCGCTCAACCGTCGTGTCGAAATCAGTCTGGTACCTCAGGCCAACGCCTGTCAGATACCGGGCAAACCCCAGACGCCATCGCAGGATGATGACGTCGTCCAAAACAAAATGGAGAAGTAA
- the tssH gene encoding type VI secretion system ATPase TssH produces the protein MENSAVLLRRLNPYCARALEGAASLCQTRAHAEILPEHWLLKLLEQGEGDLTVLARRYEWDMDGMWQALLGWLDQLPRSVRSRPTLSDSLNTLLKQAWMAASLQGEEQIRSQHLLIALTESPKLIRCDGLWPLLTLGQSQLERLRPLLDAQSDERAEVQQEEELAQTHGGEVEFVGRPVGAEVKEGELSPALQNALDKFTLDVTAKAKEGKIDPVFGRETEIRQMVDILSRRRKNNPILVGEPGVGKTALVEGLALRIAEGNVPESLKPVILRTLDLGLLQAGAGVKGEFEQRLKNVIDAVQQSPVPILLFIDEAHTIIGAGNQAGGADAANLLKPALARGELRTIAATTWSEYKQYFERDAALERRFQMVKVDEPDDDTACLMLRGLKSRYAEHHNVHIHDDAVRAAVTLSRRYLTGRQLPDKAVDLLDTAAARVRMSLDTVPEPLTRIRAQLTSLAMEKQALLEDLAVGHSTHGERLAAIEAEEVSLIVELDELETQYGQELKLTEQLLETRQDISRQSETHALQQALNGMQHTNPLIAVDVDVRTVATVIADWTGVPLSSLMKDEQTELLSLENEIGKRVVGQDVALTAIAQRLRASKTGLTSENGPQGVFLLVGPSGTGKTETALTLADVMYGGEKSLITINLSEYQEPHTVSQLKGSPPGYVGYGQGGILTEAVRKRPYSVVLLDEVEKAHRDVMNLFYQVFDRGFMRDGEGREIDFRNTVILMTSNLGSDHLMQLLDEQPDATEADLHELLRPILRDHFQPALLARFQTVIYRPLAETAMRTIVEMKLSQVSKRLHRHYGLTTHIESSLFDALTSACLLPDTGARNVDSLLNQQILPVLSQQLLSHMAAKQKPASLTMGWSEEEGIELGFDDC, from the coding sequence ATGGAAAACTCAGCCGTCCTGTTACGTCGCCTTAACCCTTACTGCGCCCGCGCGCTGGAAGGTGCCGCTTCCCTGTGCCAGACCCGCGCTCACGCCGAAATCCTGCCCGAACACTGGCTGCTGAAACTGCTGGAGCAGGGCGAGGGCGACCTCACGGTACTGGCGCGCCGCTACGAATGGGATATGGACGGCATGTGGCAGGCGCTGCTGGGCTGGCTGGATCAGCTTCCGCGCTCGGTGCGCAGCCGCCCGACGCTCTCTGACTCTCTCAACACGCTGCTGAAACAGGCCTGGATGGCCGCCTCTTTGCAGGGAGAAGAGCAGATCCGCAGCCAGCACCTGCTGATCGCCCTGACGGAAAGCCCGAAACTCATCCGCTGCGATGGCCTGTGGCCGCTGCTGACCCTCGGCCAGAGCCAGCTCGAACGCCTGCGTCCGCTGCTGGACGCCCAGTCTGACGAACGTGCGGAAGTGCAGCAGGAAGAAGAGCTGGCGCAGACGCACGGTGGTGAAGTGGAGTTTGTCGGGCGTCCGGTGGGCGCGGAAGTGAAAGAGGGCGAACTGTCGCCTGCGCTCCAGAATGCGCTGGATAAGTTCACCCTCGATGTCACCGCCAAAGCGAAAGAGGGCAAAATCGACCCGGTGTTTGGCCGCGAGACGGAAATCCGTCAGATGGTGGACATCCTCTCCCGCCGTCGTAAAAACAACCCGATCCTGGTCGGTGAGCCGGGCGTGGGTAAAACCGCGCTGGTGGAAGGGCTGGCGCTGCGTATTGCCGAAGGGAACGTCCCGGAATCGCTCAAACCGGTCATTCTGCGCACCCTCGACCTCGGTCTGCTGCAGGCGGGCGCGGGCGTGAAAGGTGAATTCGAACAGCGCCTGAAAAACGTCATCGACGCCGTGCAGCAGTCACCGGTTCCTATCCTGCTGTTCATCGACGAAGCCCACACCATCATCGGCGCAGGCAACCAGGCGGGTGGCGCGGATGCCGCTAACCTGCTGAAACCAGCATTAGCGCGCGGCGAACTGCGTACCATCGCGGCCACCACCTGGTCTGAGTACAAGCAGTATTTCGAACGCGACGCCGCGCTGGAGCGTCGCTTCCAGATGGTAAAAGTCGACGAGCCGGACGACGACACCGCCTGCCTGATGCTCAGAGGCCTCAAATCCCGCTACGCCGAACACCACAACGTCCACATCCATGACGACGCGGTGCGCGCGGCGGTGACGCTCTCCCGTCGCTACCTGACGGGTCGCCAACTGCCGGACAAAGCCGTCGATCTGCTCGACACCGCCGCCGCCCGCGTGCGCATGAGTCTCGACACCGTGCCGGAGCCGCTGACCCGCATCCGCGCGCAGCTCACCTCGCTGGCGATGGAGAAACAGGCGCTGCTGGAAGACCTGGCGGTGGGGCACTCCACGCACGGCGAGCGTCTGGCGGCGATAGAAGCCGAAGAGGTGAGTCTGATTGTCGAACTGGACGAACTGGAAACCCAGTACGGCCAGGAGCTGAAACTCACCGAACAACTGCTGGAGACCCGCCAGGACATCTCCCGCCAGAGCGAAACCCACGCCCTGCAACAGGCGCTGAACGGGATGCAGCACACCAACCCGCTGATCGCCGTGGACGTTGATGTGCGCACCGTCGCCACCGTCATCGCCGACTGGACCGGCGTGCCGCTCTCCTCCCTGATGAAAGATGAGCAGACCGAACTCCTGAGTCTGGAAAATGAAATCGGCAAACGCGTGGTCGGCCAGGACGTGGCGCTGACCGCTATCGCCCAGCGCCTACGCGCCTCCAAAACCGGGCTGACATCGGAGAATGGCCCGCAGGGCGTGTTCCTGCTGGTCGGCCCGAGCGGCACCGGCAAAACCGAAACCGCCCTGACGCTGGCGGACGTGATGTACGGCGGGGAAAAATCCCTCATCACCATCAACCTCTCCGAGTACCAGGAGCCGCACACGGTTTCCCAGCTGAAAGGCTCGCCTCCGGGCTACGTCGGCTACGGCCAGGGCGGCATTCTGACCGAAGCCGTGCGCAAACGTCCGTACAGCGTGGTCCTGCTCGATGAAGTGGAAAAAGCCCACCGCGACGTGATGAACCTGTTCTACCAGGTCTTCGACCGCGGCTTTATGCGCGACGGCGAAGGACGCGAGATCGACTTCCGCAACACGGTTATTCTGATGACCTCCAACCTAGGCAGCGATCACCTGATGCAGCTCCTGGACGAACAGCCGGACGCCACCGAAGCGGATCTGCACGAGCTGCTGCGCCCGATCCTGCGCGATCACTTCCAGCCCGCGCTGCTGGCCCGCTTCCAGACGGTGATCTATCGTCCGCTGGCAGAGACCGCGATGCGCACCATCGTCGAGATGAAACTCAGTCAGGTGAGTAAGCGTCTGCATCGTCACTATGGACTGACCACGCATATCGAGTCGAGTTTGTTCGATGCGCTTACTTCTGCTTGTCTGCTGCCGGATACCGGGGCGCGTAACGTCGACAGCCTGCTGAATCAGCAGATTTTGCCGGTGCTGAGCCAGCAGCTGCTGAGCCATATGGCGGCGAAGCAGAAGCCGGCTTCGCTGACGATGGGGTGGAGTGAGGAAGAGGGGATTGAGCTGGGGTTTGATGATTGCTAA
- the tssL gene encoding type VI secretion system protein TssL, short form codes for MKTSDLSQIEHIFYPGWLMVSQLRGGQDVREGEKLYRHACRLVQDARAALTEAGYSDISRDHMVYALCALLDESVLNRGKTDDGYLAWRKDPLQARFFGTLNAGEELWERIRNLLKETAPDQAVLLCLYRTLQLGFVGQYRAQDDERREDVIRALSERVPPFTLAQDAPIVARASRLRSGRRWYWLSWVTGAVVLVALWFFLSSTLSGMVAQIGSMG; via the coding sequence ATGAAGACATCCGATCTTAGCCAAATCGAACACATCTTTTACCCTGGCTGGCTGATGGTCAGTCAGCTACGGGGCGGACAGGACGTTCGCGAAGGTGAAAAACTGTATCGGCATGCCTGTCGTCTGGTTCAGGACGCCCGCGCGGCTCTGACCGAGGCGGGTTACAGCGATATCAGTCGTGACCACATGGTGTATGCCCTGTGTGCCTTGCTCGATGAAAGCGTACTTAACCGCGGTAAGACCGATGATGGCTATCTGGCCTGGCGAAAAGACCCGTTACAGGCGCGCTTTTTTGGCACGCTGAATGCGGGCGAGGAGTTGTGGGAACGTATCCGGAACCTGCTTAAGGAAACCGCGCCGGATCAGGCGGTACTGCTGTGCCTGTATCGCACGCTCCAGCTCGGTTTTGTCGGGCAATATCGTGCGCAGGATGACGAACGTCGCGAGGATGTTATCCGGGCGCTGAGTGAACGGGTTCCGCCGTTTACCCTTGCGCAGGATGCACCGATTGTCGCCCGGGCATCACGCCTGCGCAGCGGTCGTCGCTGGTACTGGCTTTCCTGGGTTACCGGTGCCGTGGTGCTGGTGGCGCTCTGGTTTTTCCTTTCCTCCACCCTGTCAGGGATGGTGGCTCAGATTGGCAGCATGGGGTAG
- the tssC gene encoding type VI secretion system contractile sheath large subunit, with translation MLMSLNNESQAHAGGMTMEKTLPQGGVYASLFEKINLTPVSELGELDGFQDNNVMAETSADARVTAAVQVFMQCLKKSGQTVEKLDKTLLDHHIAELDFQISRQLDEVMHNDEFQKIESVWRGLKHLVDKTDFRQNVKLEILDLSKDELRQDFEDSPEIIQSGLYKQTYIAEYDTPGGEPIGAVISAYEFDASPQDVALMRNLSKVSAAAHMPFIGSAGPKFFLKDSMEEVAAIKDIGNYFDRAEYIKWKSFRETDDSRYIGLVMPRVLGRLPYGPDTVPVRSFNYVEEVKGPDHDKYLWTNASFAFAANMVKSFINNGWCVQIRGPQAGGAVKDLPIHLYDLGTGNQVKIPSEVMIPETREFEFANLGFIPLSYYKNRDYACFFSANSTQKPALYDTADATANSRINARLPYIFLLSRIAHYLKLIQRENIGTTKDRRLLELELNTWVRGLVTEMTDPGDELQASHPLRDAKVLVEDIEDNPGFFRVKLYAVPHFQVEGMDVNLSLVSQMPKAKA, from the coding sequence ATGCTTATGTCTCTTAATAACGAATCCCAGGCTCACGCTGGCGGCATGACCATGGAAAAAACACTGCCACAGGGCGGTGTATACGCCTCTCTGTTCGAAAAAATCAATTTAACGCCGGTCTCTGAACTCGGTGAACTGGATGGTTTCCAGGACAATAATGTGATGGCGGAAACCTCTGCCGACGCGCGCGTGACCGCGGCGGTGCAGGTCTTCATGCAGTGCCTGAAAAAATCCGGTCAGACCGTCGAAAAACTGGATAAAACCCTGCTCGACCACCACATCGCCGAGCTCGATTTCCAGATCAGCCGTCAGCTCGATGAAGTGATGCACAACGACGAGTTCCAGAAAATCGAATCCGTCTGGCGCGGTCTGAAACACCTGGTCGATAAAACCGACTTCCGTCAGAACGTGAAACTGGAAATTCTGGATCTCTCCAAAGACGAACTGCGTCAGGATTTCGAAGACTCCCCGGAAATCATCCAGAGCGGCCTGTACAAGCAGACCTATATCGCAGAATACGACACCCCGGGCGGCGAGCCGATTGGCGCGGTGATTTCTGCGTATGAATTCGATGCCAGCCCGCAGGACGTGGCGCTGATGCGCAACCTGTCCAAAGTCTCTGCCGCGGCGCACATGCCGTTTATCGGCTCCGCTGGCCCGAAATTCTTCCTCAAAGATTCGATGGAAGAAGTGGCCGCCATCAAAGATATCGGCAACTACTTCGATCGTGCTGAGTACATCAAGTGGAAATCCTTCCGCGAGACCGATGACTCCCGCTATATCGGCCTGGTGATGCCGCGCGTGCTGGGCCGTCTGCCGTATGGTCCGGATACCGTTCCTGTGCGCAGCTTCAACTACGTCGAAGAAGTGAAAGGCCCGGATCACGATAAATACCTGTGGACTAACGCCTCGTTTGCCTTCGCCGCCAACATGGTGAAAAGCTTCATCAACAACGGCTGGTGCGTGCAGATCCGCGGCCCGCAGGCCGGTGGCGCAGTGAAAGACCTGCCGATCCACCTGTACGACCTCGGTACCGGCAACCAGGTGAAAATTCCGTCAGAAGTGATGATCCCGGAAACCCGCGAATTTGAATTCGCCAACCTCGGCTTCATCCCGCTGTCGTACTACAAAAACCGCGACTACGCGTGCTTCTTCTCGGCGAACTCCACCCAGAAACCTGCGCTGTATGACACGGCGGATGCGACGGCTAACAGCCGCATCAACGCCCGTCTGCCGTACATCTTCCTCCTGTCCCGTATCGCGCACTACCTGAAGCTGATTCAGCGCGAAAACATCGGTACCACCAAAGACCGTCGTCTGCTGGAGCTGGAGCTGAACACCTGGGTACGTGGTCTGGTCACTGAAATGACCGATCCGGGCGATGAGCTGCAGGCGTCTCACCCGCTGCGCGACGCGAAAGTGCTGGTGGAAGATATCGAAGACAACCCGGGCTTCTTCCGCGTGAAACTGTACGCCGTACCGCACTTCCAGGTGGAAGGAATGGACGTCAACCTGTCGCTGGTCTCGCAGATGCCGAAGGCAAAAGCGTAA
- the tssB gene encoding type VI secretion system contractile sheath small subunit produces MADSFQSEIPKARVNIRLDLHTGGAQKKVELPLKLLSVGDFSNGKAEGPLSEREKINVNKNNFNSVLSELNPEINLTVKNTLASDGSEENIRLQFQDMKDFEPEQVARQIPQLRAMLAMRNLLRDLKSNLLDNVTFRKELEKILKDPALSDELRNELNALAPIQA; encoded by the coding sequence ATGGCAGATTCATTTCAATCGGAAATCCCCAAGGCGCGCGTTAATATTCGCTTAGATTTGCACACCGGCGGCGCGCAGAAAAAAGTAGAACTCCCTCTTAAGTTATTGAGTGTAGGCGATTTCAGTAACGGCAAGGCCGAAGGCCCGCTGTCTGAACGCGAAAAAATCAACGTTAATAAGAATAATTTCAACAGCGTACTGTCCGAACTGAATCCCGAAATCAATCTCACCGTAAAAAACACGCTGGCAAGCGATGGTTCAGAAGAAAATATCCGCCTGCAATTCCAGGATATGAAAGATTTTGAACCTGAGCAGGTGGCCCGCCAAATCCCACAGCTGCGTGCGATGCTGGCGATGCGCAATTTGCTGCGTGATTTGAAATCCAACTTGCTGGATAACGTCACTTTCCGGAAAGAACTGGAAAAGATTCTGAAAGACCCTGCCCTTAGCGACGAACTGCGTAATGAGTTAAATGCACTCGCCCCGATCCAGGCTTAA
- a CDS encoding iron ABC transporter substrate-binding protein — MKFGVSSLCSLAMMTSSMLLSPLALAADNNEGIVVYNAQHENLVQAWVDGFTKETGIKVTLRNGGDSELGNQLVQEGSASPADVFLTENSPAMVLVDNAKLFAPLDAATLAQVAPAYRPEHGRWTGIAARSTVFVYNPTKLSEAQLPHSLMDLAKPEWKGRWAASPSGADFQAIVSAVLALKGEKATLEWLKGMKTNFVAYKGNSTVMKAVNAGQIDGGVIYHYYRFVDQAKTGENSKNTQLHYFKHQDPGAFVSISGGGVLASSKHPEQAQAFMKWVTGKAGQESLRTNDAFEYAVGVNAASNPKLVPLKDLDAPKVEASSLNSKKVIDLMTQAGLL; from the coding sequence ATGAAATTTGGCGTATCGTCTTTGTGCTCCCTCGCGATGATGACCTCCTCGATGCTGCTGTCGCCGCTGGCACTGGCAGCCGATAACAACGAAGGTATCGTGGTGTATAACGCGCAGCATGAGAACCTGGTGCAGGCGTGGGTGGATGGCTTTACCAAAGAAACCGGCATCAAAGTGACGCTGCGTAACGGCGGCGACAGCGAGCTGGGGAATCAGCTGGTACAGGAAGGCAGCGCGTCCCCTGCCGACGTGTTCCTGACCGAAAACTCCCCGGCGATGGTGTTGGTCGATAACGCTAAATTATTCGCGCCGCTGGATGCCGCGACGCTGGCTCAGGTCGCCCCGGCTTACCGCCCGGAGCATGGCCGCTGGACCGGCATTGCAGCCCGCAGCACCGTGTTCGTCTACAACCCGACGAAACTCTCTGAAGCACAGCTCCCGCATTCGCTGATGGATCTGGCGAAACCGGAGTGGAAAGGTCGTTGGGCGGCGTCTCCGTCAGGCGCTGATTTCCAGGCAATCGTCAGCGCCGTACTGGCCCTGAAAGGGGAAAAAGCGACGCTGGAGTGGCTGAAAGGGATGAAAACCAATTTCGTGGCCTACAAAGGCAACAGCACGGTGATGAAAGCGGTGAATGCCGGTCAGATTGATGGCGGCGTGATCTATCACTATTACCGTTTTGTCGACCAGGCGAAGACCGGTGAAAACAGCAAAAACACCCAGCTCCACTACTTTAAACATCAGGATCCGGGTGCGTTCGTCAGCATCTCTGGCGGCGGCGTCCTGGCGTCCAGCAAGCACCCTGAACAGGCGCAGGCCTTTATGAAGTGGGTCACCGGCAAAGCGGGCCAGGAATCTCTGCGCACCAACGACGCGTTCGAATATGCGGTGGGTGTGAATGCCGCGTCCAACCCGAAACTGGTTCCACTCAAGGATCTGGATGCGCCGAAAGTCGAGGCGTCATCGCTGAACAGCAAAAAAGTGATCGACCTGATGACGCAGGCCGGCCTGCTTTAA
- a CDS encoding eCIS core domain-containing protein — MSDTLKEGGVRPLTAGEIQLAQSVFLFTIDYSTVKIHKDSYLPFNLQDKHTAMTPNGEIYFRNEYRDDFSQTTDDFQHLFIHEMSHVWQRARGMNVIGRGLVSWMVSYRYTLDGRLLSEYPMEQQAQIIADNFILQYFGYPEWNRLETQKNPEITLDGDISEPVIRKQYKNALRGFPW; from the coding sequence ATGTCTGATACCTTAAAGGAGGGTGGCGTCAGGCCACTCACTGCTGGTGAAATACAATTGGCACAATCTGTTTTTTTATTCACGATTGATTATTCAACAGTAAAGATACATAAGGACAGTTATCTGCCTTTTAATTTGCAGGATAAACATACGGCTATGACTCCGAATGGTGAAATTTATTTTCGGAATGAATACCGAGATGATTTTTCGCAGACGACAGATGATTTTCAGCATCTGTTTATCCACGAAATGAGTCACGTATGGCAACGGGCGAGAGGGATGAACGTTATAGGCCGGGGATTAGTGAGTTGGATGGTTAGCTATCGCTATACGCTCGATGGCCGTTTATTAAGTGAGTATCCCATGGAGCAACAGGCACAAATTATTGCAGATAATTTTATCCTGCAATATTTCGGCTATCCGGAATGGAATCGCCTTGAAACCCAAAAAAATCCTGAAATTACACTTGATGGTGATATTTCAGAACCAGTAATACGTAAACAATACAAAAATGCATTGCGGGGGTTTCCATGGTGA